A single Elaeis guineensis isolate ETL-2024a chromosome 15, EG11, whole genome shotgun sequence DNA region contains:
- the LOC105057922 gene encoding pentatricopeptide repeat-containing protein At1g25360, with amino-acid sequence MPPSSPSAPLLSLQPFDVHKLANRFATHLQLLAAALPKAAAVDAIHPLLLRLRAFHAHILAFGFKPRAHILNRLVDIYAKAGDLPSARHLFDAAPAEAAAATSLVNAYAAAGCLPLARRLFDCIPLPARDTVFYNAMISSYARAGDGLPALAIFRDMLRDDFRPDDYTFTGVLSAAAAIIGLELDHCWQLHCTVVKSGTEHVIPVSNALIALYFRCDSPVTAVIAREVFDRMVERDELTWTTTVVGYVRQGDINEARQVFDKMEGRFDVVWNAMISGYVHCGLFLEALNMFRRMNSIGIPLDEFTYTSVLSACVNAGLFNHGKAVHAHIIRSGPDFNPESALPVENVLVTLYSKFGKINAAKRIFDDIKGKDPVSWNAILTGYLNCGRIDVALAIFQAMPHKNELAWMVMISGFVHNGLAEEGLKLFSQMRAAGTKPCDYTYASTVAACGDIGALEHGRQLHAQLMQFGYESSNSAGNALLTMYAKCGALEEAHLMFLLMPNVDAVSWNAMVAALGHHGHGREAIELFDRMIGEGIFPDRISFLSVLSACNHAGLVDEGFRYFESMKRDYGISPGEDHYARLIDLLGRAGRIGEARDVVESMPFEAGPCIWEVVLSGCRMHGDMDLGIYAAEQLFKMIPQHDGTYVLLSNIYAAVGRWDDVLRVRKLMKDRGVKKEPGCSWIEVANKVHVFLVNDARHPEVEEVYRFLEILGVKMRKLGYVPDTKFVLQDVDPDKKEYALSTHSEKLAVGYGLMKLPAGATVRVLKNLRICGDCHAAIMFMSKAADREIIVRDVKRFHHFKNGECSCGNYW; translated from the coding sequence ATGCCCCCATCGTCTCCCTCtgctcccctcctctccctcCAACCCTTCGATGTCCACAAACTCGCCAACCGCTTCGCCACCCACCTCCAACTCCTCGCCGCGGCGCTCCCCAAAGCCGCCGCCGTCGACGCCATCCACCCCCTCCTCCTCCGCCTCCGCGCCTTCCACGCCCACATCCTCGCCTTCGGTTTCAAGCCCCGCGCCCACATCCTCAACCGCCTCGTGGACATCTACGCCAAGGCTGGCGACCTCCCCTCCGCCCGCCACCTCTTCGACGCCGCCCCTGCCGAGGCCGCTGCAGCCACCTCCCTCGTCAACGCCTACGCCGCCGCCGGCTGCCTCCCCCTCGCTCGCCGCCTCTTCGACTGCATCCCTCTCCCTGCCCGGGATACTGTCTTCTACAACGCCATGATCTCCAGCTATGCCCGCGCCGGCGACGGCCTGCCGGCCCTCGCCATCTTCCGCGACATGCTGCGGGATGACTTCCGGCCGGACGACTACACCTTCACCGGAGTTCTCAGCGCCGCAGCCGCCATCATTGGTCTTGAACTCGATCATTGCTGGCAGCTCCATTGCACCGTGGTGAAGTCCGGCACGGAGCACGTCATCCCTGTTTCAAATGCCTTAATTGCTCTATACTTCAGGTGTGATTCCCCTGTGACAGCGGTAATTGCGAGGGAGGTGTTTGATAGAATGGTCGAGAGAGATGAGCTCACTTGGACCACAACGGTTGTCGGGTATGTCAGGCAAGGTGATATAAATGAAGCTCGCCAAGTTTTTGACAAGATGGAAGGAAGGTTTGATGTGGTTTGGAATGCAATGATTTCGGGATATGTGCATTGTGGGCTTTTTTTAGAAGCATTGAACATGTTTAGAAGGATGAATTCAATTGGTATCCCACTTGATGAGTTCACTTACACAAGTGTGCTCAGTGCTTGTGTAAATGCCGGGCTTTTCAATCATGGAAAAGCTGTTCATGCCCACATCATTCGTTCAGGACCTGACTTCAATCCTGAATCGGCATTGCCAGTCGAGAATGTTTTAGTCACCCTATACTCGAAGTTTGGAAAGATCAATGCTGCAAAAAGAATTTTTGATGATATTAAAGGAAAAGATCCCGTTTCatggaatgccatcttgacaggATATCTGAATTGTGGTCGCATTGATGTTGCACTTGCAATTTTTCAGGCTATGCCTCATAAGAATGAGTTGGCATGGATGGTGATGATCTCGGGGTTTGTACACAATGGGCTTGCTGAGGAGGGTCTGAAGTTGTTCAGTCAAATGAGGGCTGCGGGCACCAAGCCTTGTGATTATACGTATGCAAGCACAGTTGCTGCATGTGGTGATATTGGAGCATTGGAGCATGGGCGGCAGCTTCATGCACAGCTCATGCAGTTTGGCTATGAATCAAGCAACTCGGCCGGAAATGCTCTTTTGACGATGTATGCAAAGTGTGGAGCTCTGGAGGAAGCACACCTCATGTTCCTTCTGATGCCCAATGTGGACGCTGTATCTTGGAATGCAATGGTTGCGGCCCTTGGGCATCATGGACATGGGAGAGAGGCAATTGAGCTTTTCGACCGCATGATTGGGGAGGGTATATTTCCCGATCGCATCTCTTTCCTATCAGTCCTGTCGGCCTGCAATCATGCGGGCTTGGTAGATGAAGGCTTTCGATACTTTGAATCCATGAAACGCGATTATGGTATTAGCCCAGGGGAAGATCATTATGCCCGGTTGATAGATTTACTAGGCAGGGCTGGGCGTATTGGAGAAGCTAGGGATGTAGTTGAATCAATGCCCTTTGAGGCAGGCCCATGTATTTGGGAGGTTGTTCTATCAGGCTGCAGAATGCATGGGGACATGGATCTTGGAATTTATGCAGCGGAGCAGCTCTTTAAGATGATACCACAGCATGATGGAACATATGTCCTTTTATCCAACATCTATGCTGCTGTTGGGCGGTGGGATGATGTCTTGAGGGTTAGGAAATTGATGAAAGATCGCGGGGTGAAGAAGGAGCCTGGATGCAGCTGGATTGAAGTTGCAAATAAGGTTCATGTGTTCCTTGTCAATGATGCAAGACACCCTGAGGTGGAGGAAGTATACAGATTCCTCGAGATACTTGGAGTCAAGATGAGGAAGCTGGGATATGTCCCTGATACCAAGTTTGTTCTGCAGGATGTTGATCCTGACAAAAAGGAGTATGCATTATCTACTCACAGTGAGAAGTTAGCTGTTGGATACGGGCTTATGAAATTGCCTGCTGGGGCCACAGTTAGAGTTCTTAAGAACTTGAGAATCTGTGGGGATTGCCATGCTGCGATCATGTTCATGTCAAAGGCAGCTGATAGAGAGATAATTGTCAGAGATGTTAAGCGGTTTCATCATTTTAAAAATGGAGAGTGTTCTTGTGGGAATTATTGGTAA
- the LOC105057982 gene encoding uncharacterized protein, producing MELEGAFDVAMSAEESEIIAHLLGGQQFPNEPDQDPSIGMPPMFWPGHSSDLYYCSDFETNDNPYCVSQGSSSTSTSSFSVPLANNVGCCFSNSNAVPQISTCSTPMDFSIGEEQIIARSIPAVSYHQSSEPICTAEEKGGDEFRGSKEKLSVPVVPPHQTSRDIKKRFHAGDAEQPMTNGRCGTSVGCPKKKARASAPVPKKVKNAQSRKAKTDSTGNEEENNADLNVQSSIYYISEEDSNASQELNGEGGATSSSKGGTLSTSGRRKNGRRSATDPQSLCARVSRERINERLRILQNLVPNGTKVDISTMLEEAVQYVKFLQLQIKLLSSVELWMYAPIAYNGINIGLDLKISPPQQ from the exons ATGGAGCTTGAAGGAGCATTTGATGTAGCGATGTCGGCTGAAGAGTCTGAGATAATTGCCCACCTGCTAGGTGGTCAGCAATTTCCAAATGAGCCTGATCAAGACCCGAGCATCGGAATGCCACCGATGTTTTGGCCCGGCCATAGTTCTGATCTGTATTACTGTTCGGACTTCGAAACTAATGACAACCCATACTGTGTGTCTCAAGGGAGTAGCAGCACTAGTACTAGTAGTTTCTCTGTTCCCCTTGCTAACAATGTAGGCTGCTGCTTTAGTAATTCTAATGCTGTGCCGCAGATCAGCACTTGCTCCACCCCAATGGATTTTAGCATTGGGGAAGAGCAGATTATTGCGCGATCCATTCCAGCTGTTTCCTATCATCAATCCAGTGAGCCAATTTGCACGGCCGAGGAGAAAGGCGGCGATGAATTCAGAGGCTCAAAGGAGAAATTATCAGTGCCTGTTGTTCCTCCTCATCAGACCTCACGAGACATAAAGAAAAGGTTCCATGCAGGTGATGCTGAACAGCCCATGACAAATGGGAGATGTGGCACCTCTGTTGgatgtcctaagaagaaggcTCGGGCCTCGGCACCG GTACCTAAGAAGGTGAAGAATGCTCAGTCTAGGAAGGCCAAGACTGACAGTACTGGCAATGAAGAAGAGAACAATGCTGACTTAAATGTGCAGAGCTCCATCTACTACATCTCAGAGGAGGATTCAAATGCCTCCCAGGAGCTGAATGGAGAAGGCGGGGCAACATCTAGCTCCAAAGGAGGAACTCTGAGTACAAGTGGGAGAAGAAAAAATGGTCGGAGATCGGCGACCGATCCCCAGAGCCTCTGTGCAAGGGTAAGTA GAGAGAGAATCAATGAGAGATTAAGGATTCTGCAGAACTTGGTTCCCAATGGGACCAAA GTAGACATTAGCACAATGCTTGAAGAAGCAGTTCAGTATGTGAAGTTTCTACAGCTCCAAATTAAG CTTCTGAGCTCAGTTGAGCTGTGGATGTACGCTCCAATTGCTTACAATGGGATTAACATTGGACTTGACCTAAAGATTTCTCCACCTCAACAGTAA
- the LOC105057921 gene encoding vacuolar-sorting receptor 3 → MGRSDGLVPGFLLAVWGLGLVFLALPVAGRFVVEKNSLMVTSPSELRGKHDSAIGNFGIPQYGGSMAGTVVYPKTNKYVCEEFSDSDLFKPKPGALPNFLLVDRGECLFAKKVWNAQNAGASAVLVIDDKDEPLITMDLPREDDKAAKYIQNITIPSALIDKKFGEKLKKAVLSGEMVNVNLDWREAVPHPDDRVEYELWTNSNDECGPKCNMLMDFLKEFKGAAQLLEKGGYSQFTPHYITWYCPQAFIVSKQCKSQCINHGRYCAPDPEQDFSTGYEGKDVVVENLRQLCVFKVASENKRPWVWWDYVTDFHIRCPMKEKKYNKECADTVIKSLGLDVKKIEKCMGDTNADSDHAILKMEQDAQVGKGSRGDVTILPTLIVNNRQYRGKLEKKAVLKAICAGFEETTEPAACLSDDIETNECLDNNGGCWQDKASNITACKDTFRGRVCECPVVDGVHFKGDGYSHCEAIGPGRCRINNGGCWQVTRGGTTFSACQDTGDNKCVCPSGFKGDGIKTCEDIDECKEKTACQCPECSCKDTWGSYECTCSRDLLYIREHDICISKSASEAKATWTAVWVILVVLIFAAFGAYIVYKYRLRSYMDSEIRAIMAQYMPLDSQGEVPNHAHEENHA, encoded by the exons ATGGGGCGATCGGACGGGCTTGTCCCAGGGTTCCTCCTCGCGGTTTGGGGGCTCGGATTGGTGTTTTTGGCCTTGCCGGTGGCGGGGAGGTTCGTGGTGGAGAAGAATAGTCTGATGGTGACCTCGCCGTCCGAGCTCCGCGGGAAGCACGACAGCGCCATCGGCAACTTCGGCATCCCGCAGTACGGCGGGAGCATGGCGGGCACTGTGGTGTACCCCAAGACCAATAAATACGTCTGCGAGGAGTTCTCGGATTCGGATTTGTTCAAGCCCAAGCCGGGAGCGCTCCCTAACTTTCTTCTTGTCGATCGAGGAG AATGCCTGTTTGCTAAGAAGGTTTGGAATGCACAGAATGCTGGCGCCTCAGCAGTGCTAGTTATTGATGACAAGGATGAACCACTGATTACCATGGATCTGCCTCGAGAGGATGATAAAGCTGCAAAGTATATTCAGAACATAACGATTCCCTCTGCGCTCATTGATAAAAAATTTGGCGAAAAGTTAAAGAAGGCTGTTCTTAGTGGTGAAATGGTGAATGTGAACCTTGACTGGAGAGAAGCTGTTCCACATCCAGATGATCGTGTGGAGTATGAGTTGTGGACTAACAGCAATGATGAGTGTGGGCCTAAATGCAACATGCTGATGGATTTTCTAAAGGAATTTAAGGGCGCAGCTCAACTACTTGAGAAAGGTGGGTACAGTCAGTTTACACCCCATTATATAACATGGTACTGTCCTCAAGCGTTTATTGTTAGCAAACAGTGCAAGTCCCAATGCATCAATCATGGGAGGTATTGTGCACCTGACCCTGAGCAGGATTTCAGCACTGGCTATGAAGGAAAAGATGTGGttgttgagaatctgaggcaacTCTGTGTGTTTAAAGTTGCAAGTGAGAATAAAAGGCCCTGGGTCTGGTGGGATTATGTGACTGATTTTCACATCAGGTGCCCTATGAAGGAGAAGAAATATAACAAAGAGTGTGCTGACACTGTTATCAAGTCATTAG GGCTAGATGTCAAGAAGATAGAAAAGTGCATGGGGGATACAAATGCAGATTCTGACCATGCAATTTTGAAAATGGAGCAAGATGCCCAG GTTGGAAAGGGTTCGAGGGGAGATGTTACCATATTGCCTACTCTAATTGTTAATAATCGACAATATCGAG gaaaattagagaaaaaagctGTCTTGAAAGCTATATGTGCTGGCTTTGAGGAAACTACCGAGCCAGCCGCTTGTTTAAGTGATG ATATTGAAACAAATGAATGCCTGGACAATAATGGGGGGTGCTGGCAAGATAAAGCCTCCAACATCACTGCCTGCAAG GACACTTTCCGTGGCAGAGTTTGTGAGTGTCCGGTGGTTGATGGTGTGCATTTCAAGGGTGATGGTTATAGCCATTGCGAAG CAATTGGTCCTGGAAGGTGCAGGATAAATAATGGAGGTTGTTGGCAAGTAACACGTGGTGGCACGACCTTTTCTGCCTGTCAG GATACTGGAGACAATAAGTGCGTGTGCCCCTCTGGATTCAAAGGTGATGGTATCAAAACTTGCGAAG atatTGATGAATGCAAGGAGAAAACAGCATGTCAGTGCCCTGAATGCAGCTGCAAAGATACTTGGGGAAGTTATGAGTGCACTTGTAGCAGAGATCTTCTGTACATCAGAGAACATGACATTTGCATAA GCAAGAGTGCAAGTGAAGCCAAGGCAACGTGGACCGCTGTTTGGGTGATCTTAGTAGTCTTGATTTTTGCTGCTTTTGGGGCATATATTGTGTACAAATATAGATTGAGG TCGTACATGGACTCAGAGATCAGAGCTATTATGGCACAATACATGCCTCTGGACAGTCAAGGAGAGGTCCCAAATCATGCCCATGAAGAAAATCATGCCTGA